A genomic window from Purpureocillium takamizusanense chromosome 2, complete sequence includes:
- a CDS encoding uncharacterized protein (COG:S~MEROPS:MER0000441~SECRETED:SignalP(1-22~SECRETED:cutsite=SSS-SP~SECRETED:prob=0.2046)~EggNog:ENOG503NXV9), with protein sequence MRHAFILGGLSGLALASSSSSSSPITPSSPPHTDPLSSASEFNWSSITPSRNLSFHACYGGDFHCARLVLPLDWTAVNASHDDDDDDNTRAIALAIIKLPATVPPTHAAYAGPLFTNPGGPGGSGVSFVRAFGHRLQSIASIPGQAHYDIISFDPRGMANSWPRADCFPGDGSDGLVTRDAMLLQARGSGALDSGPGAVPFQLGLQEGFGQRCRDAEESGLNGGQIMAYMSTPSVARDMVAMVDKLDELHKREVGRDAAGDGEDDRLELKKRHGADGHDNDYDDVPRLQYVGFSYGTLLGNYFASLFPERIGRLVLDGVCDANDYASGPGWLTSTLNADDIVTSFFSGCHTAGPSTCALSRPSDSSGESIRARLHDFIQKMDDRPLVVPLPSEGSSSSSSSSNVAVLTANDVRRVMSNAIYKPIQQFRPLASALDGLMSGRNATAFAALVAAASLVPRLRDACAFNGSDPSSPQSLAVDRREAGSSVLCADGDDVTAKDTAWWRRYVAEQVSLSSLMGAYWSTIRFSCSAWRFRSNWSFKGPFTTPEPVTTPDGRPVKGKPAAPILFLSNSLDPVTPLRSARAMAAAHPGARLVIQDALGHCALATADSTCTKRLVAHYLATGKVPSDEETDCRDTTCGPWDEGCELDHLKQSLGAFGQPDHGDRQHYPLGI encoded by the exons ATGCGCCACGCCTTCATCCTAGGCGGCCtctccggcctcgccctcgcctcctcctcctcctcctcctcccccatcacaccctcatcaccaccacacaccGATCCATTaagcagcgccagcgagtTCAACTGGTCCTCCATCACGCCGTCCCGAAACCTCAGCTTCCACGCCTGCTACGGCGGCGACTTCCActgcgcccgcctcgtcctccccctCGACTGGACAGCCGTCAACGCctcgcacgacgacgacgacgacgacaacacccgcgccatcgccctcgccatcatcaagctCCCCGCCACCGTCCCGCCCACCCACGCCGCCTACGCCGGCCCCCTCTTCACCAACCccggcgggcccggcggctccggcgtcAGCTTCGTCCGCGCCTTCGGCCATCGCCTGCAGAGCATCGCCTCCATCCCCGGGCAGGCGCACTACGACATCATCTCCTTCGACCCCCGCGGCATGGCCAACAGCTGGCCCCGCGCCGACTGCTTCCCCGGCGATGGCAGTGACGGTCTCGTCACCCGCGATGCCATGCTCCTGCAggcgcgcggcagcggcgccctcgactcGGGTCCCGGCGCCGTGCCCTTTCAGCTCGGCCTGCAGGAGGGCTTCGGCCAGCGttgccgcgacgccgaggagagcGGGCTCAACGGCGGGCAGATCATGGCGTACATGAGCACCCCGAGCGTAGCGCGCGACATGGTGGCGATGGTCGACAAGCTTGACGAGCTGCACAAGCGAGAGGTTGGGCGGGatgctgccggcgacggcgaggatgatCGCCTCGAGCTCAAGAAGCGTCATGGAGCCGATGGTCACGATAACGACTACGATGACGTCCCGCGTCTGCAGTACGTGGGCTTCTCATACGGCACATTGCTCGGCAATTACTTtgcctctctcttccccgagcgcatcggccgcctcgtcctcgacggcgtgtgCGACGCCAACGACTATGCCTCCGGCCCC GGTTGGCTCACCAGCACActcaacgccgacgacatcgtcacctccttcttctccggctGCCACACCGCCGGCCCCTCCACCTGCGCCCTCTCCCGTCCCTCCGACTCGTCCGGCGAGTCCATCCGCGCCCGTCTGCACGATTTCATACAAAAGATGGACGACCGTCCCCTCGTTGTGCCCCTCCCTAGTGaagggagcagcagcagcagcagtagcagcaaTGTAGCGGTCCTTACTGCGAACGACGTCCGGCGCGTCATGTCCAACGCCATCTACAAGCCCATTCAGCAGTTCCGGCCCCTCGCCTctgccctcgacggcctcatGAGCGGCCGCAACGCcaccgccttcgccgccctcgtcgccgccgcgtccctcgtcccccgcctccgcgacgCCTGCGCCTTCAACGGCTCCgacccctcctcgccgcagtccctcgccgtcgaccgccgcgaggccggctCCTCGGTTCTCTGcgctgacggcgacgacgtcaccgcCAAGGACACGGCCTGGTGGCGCCGCTatgtcgccgagcaggtctCCCTCTCGTCCCTCATGGGCGCCTACTGGTCCACCATCCGATTCTCCTGCTCCGCCTGGCGCTTCCGCTCCAACTGGTCCTTCAAGGGGCCCTTCACCACCCCCGAGCCCGTCACCACccccgacggccggcccgtcaagggcaagcccgccgctcccatcctcttcctctccaaCAGCCTCGACCCCGTCACGCCCCTCAGGTCCGCCcgcgccatggctgctgcccacccgggcgcccgcctcgtTATCCaggacgccctcggccactgcgccctcgccaccgccgacagCACCTGCACaaagcgcctcgtcgcccactATCTCGCCACCGGTAAGGTCCCGTCCGACGAAGAGACCGACTGCCGTGACACCACCTGCGGGCCTTGGGATGAAGGTTGCGAGCTCGACCACCTCAAGCAGTCGCTCGGCGCCTTTGGCCAGCCCGATCATGGAGACAGGCAGCATTACCCCTTGGGCATCTGA
- a CDS encoding uncharacterized protein (EggNog:ENOG503P519~SECRETED:SignalP(1-21~SECRETED:cutsite=VTA-QA~SECRETED:prob=0.7074)) gives MRAITSFGALVATSLVHRVTAQAPAYGSPDGGSGADPNGNPGGSPPSGGDTGDTVGTRDASFSGPTCVMEATTTVFITVHPTSPIGSDGGSPDGSGSGPTVLATRTIQVSPINSAQATELVPSPFTTITIDISGEDPGSGGNSGPVTGSPSGSPGQDGSSPSGAHLSDSPASYHDGSDAPWPNQATVTSGIAGSDASAGPVATTVNVPHGGSPWYTVVTDSSVQWVTGSDGPKPITILSEHTLTIGGAPTKLPGQGEPLTCITTIGPDGRPTILEWPAGDSQGANGGRPISTAAGVTTDINGNPVPQGASTVIYPSSPVVTGMDSQPSPPVGGPVMSTACTTYTVLGTDGTPTVVHSSWLVPQNAPPTAASGALPTAGSVPVQTGNLPNGNAVTTCTSYTILGADGKPTVVESTLVLPGAQSTQAGAPGTPSGGIPIQVTVPGSPGPVISGGPGGLLGVTTCTTYTVLGTDGRPTIVDTTYVVPGPVATPVSTDVGGGVLTGAPNQSNGSPGLPQSGNAGQPGITTCITYTAIGPDGRPTIVESTVVMPASDAVPTASGLGFPSAVPPQQSGLPQGISVTAGNLITTAVTVDVLGPNGVATPVVETIVLTPSTPGVPALPTVTSVGFPSIAPQQMPTDLPQGIPPSTPGNAVTTCITVDIVGPNGVATPVVQTIVLTPTAPDTGNPTAGPIANTAGLSLPPSGQAPGLSTVLSGAPPLDAYGSDVPNPQTVFPPSAAVSGLDGLPTGVVPGSGNTIYTVVTRSNGIPVLSPITTVPLPSYGGSQQDGAAPGGNGAPAGTPTGAGQVPNGYGWGPSQAGAAYGPLSFGAAATALQTATWTNVIPEQTTTYTINFPFTTLVTVAVPDEHAVRRQVRSSPSPQNTAWANSTSSLEVNTSLAASLTSVLGAPTASSFPASSTPVPTASIGPGHGESRMCPSGGKIGNTTVDFDNLKPGPLFNPSGDIWFSEGFLVAPPSTPASESFAPASGGQLVEFVPASLSGSPTSHGADVAEIGVGPNSANPCFRFDFLGADLGCAAQGNEKWCEFEVSAYTFNEGSFSEQSIAWSETKRVPACPTFPSSSCALTPVEFEGYTNITSVLISLHVGLDLRAWWGDDFKFGWTDNSCEAASCRGRALPHRVKRETVESAIRHGVWHWTAEGLQRLDDEYIWESAA, from the exons ATGCGTGCCATCACGTCTTTTGGGGCCCTGGTGGCTACCAGCCTCGTCCATCGCGTGACTGCTCAGGCTCCGGCTTACGG ATCACCCGATGGCGGCTCAGGTGCAGACCCCAATGGCAACCCTGGCGGCTCTCCCCCCTCAGGTGGCGATACTGGCGATACTGTCGGCACCCGCGACGCCTCGTTCAGCGGTCCAACCTGTGTCATGGAGGCCACTACCACTGTTTTCATCACCGTGCACCCAACCAGCCCCATTGGTTCTGACGGCGGATCGCCTGATGGTTCTGGATCGGGCCCGACTGTGCTTGCCACGCGGACTATTCAGGTTTCTCCCATCAACTCTGCCCAAGCCACGGAACTTGTCCCCTCTCCTTTCACAaccatcaccatcgacaTCTCGGGAGAGGACCCTGGCTCTGGTGGCAACTCCGGGCCTGTAACTGGATCCCCTTCTGGCTCTCCCGGTCAAGACGGTTCCTCCCCTTCTGGTGCTCACCTCAGTGACTCTCCTGCCAGCTACCACGATGGCTCCGACGCACCCTGGCCGAACCAAGCCACTGTCACCTCCGGCATCGCCGGTTCAGATGCATCCGCTGGCCCCGTCGCAACCACTGTCAACGTGCCACATGGCGGTTCCCCGTGGTACACTGTCGTCACCGACAGCAGTGTGCAATGGGTCACGGGCTCCGACGGTCCCAAGCCCATCACCATTCTGTCAGAGCACACGCTCACCATCGGCGGTGCCCCTACGAAGCTCCCAGGCCAGGGTGAGCCTCTGACATGTATCACAACGATCGGCCCCGATGGACGCCCGACGATCCTTGAGTGGCCGGCTGGTGACTCTCAAGGCGCCAATGGAGGACGGCCAATTTCTACTGCGGCCGGCGTCACGACTGACATCAATGGTAACCCTGTTCCTCAAGGCGCTTCTACTGTCATCTACCCCTCCTCTCCTGTTGTCACTGGGATGGACAGCCAACCCTCGCCTCCTGTTGGTGGCCCTGTTATGTCTACTGCCTGCACCACGTACACGGTTCTCGGCACAGATGGCACCCCTACTGTTGTCCATTCTTCCTGGCTTGTACCTCAGAATGCTCCCCCAACGGCCGCATCCGGTGCGCTGCCCACGGCGGGCTCGGTACCTGTGCAGACCGGCAACCTTCCCAATGGGAACGCAGTGACAACGTGCACCAGCTACACAAtcctcggcgcggacggcaAGCCTACTGTCGTGGAATCAACCTTGGTGCTCCCTGGCGCCCAGAGCACTCAGGCAGGGGCTCCTGGAACACCTTCAGGAGGCATACCGATCCAGGTGACAGTTCCCGGCTCCCCAGGTCCCGTTATCTCTGGGGGCCCTGGCGGCCTACTTGGCGTCACCACTTGCACCACGTACACTGTGCTTGGAACCGACGGTCGCCCTACCATTGTGGACACGACGTACGTTGTCCCTGGACCTGTTGCCACGCCTGTTTCCACCGATGTCGGCGGGGGAGTCCTCACTGGCGCCCCCAATCAGTCTAATGGCTCTCCTGGCCTGCCGCAGTCCGGCAACGCAGGTCAACCCGGGATCACGACATGCATCACATACACTGCCATCGGCCCTGATGGCCGCCCCACCATTGTTGAGTCCACCGTGGtcatgccagccagcgaTGCAGTTCCAACGGCGAGCGGCCTAGGCTTCCCATCTGCCGTCCCTCCACAGCAATCCGGATTGCCCCAGGGCATCTCCGTCACTGCTGGGAATCTCATTACAACTGCTGTCACCGTCGACGTCCTGGGACCAAATGGTGTTGCCACGCCTGTGGTCGAGACAATTGTGCTGACTCCTTCCACGCCTGGGGTTCCGGCGCTACCCACCGTCACATCAGTCGGATTTCCGTCCATTGCCCCCCAGCAGATGCCCACAGATCTTCCCCAAGGCATACCTCCATCTACGCCGGGCAATGCAGTCACGACTTGCATCACGGTTGACATTGTTGGTCCCAATGGAGTTGCCACGCCGGTTGTCCAGACGATTGTTTTGACACCAACCGCTCCTGACACTGGCAATCCTACCGCGGGTCCTATTGCAAACACTGCTGGATTGTCACTTCCACCCTCGGGCCAAGCCCCAGGATTGAGTACTGTGCTGTCTGGTGCCCCCCCGCTTGATGCGTACGGTTCGGATGTGCCAAACCCGCAGACTGTCTTTCCTCCCTCTGCCGCTGTCTCGGGGCTTGATGGTTTGCCTACAGGCGTCGTTCCTGGCTCGGGCAACACAATCTACACAGTCGTCACCCGCTCCAATGGCATTCCTGTGTTGTCGCCGATTACTACAGTTCCGCTTCCTTCATACGGGGGCTCTCAACAAGACGGTGCGGCTCCGGGAGGCAATGGTGCCCCTGCTGGTACCCCTAcaggagctggccaagtcCCCAACGGGTACGGATGGGGTCCCTCGCAGGCTGGTGCAGCTTACGGCCCGCTCTCGTTTGGTgcagccgcgacggccctGCAGACTGCTACCTGGACCAATGTCATTCCGGAGCAGACTACGACGTACACAATCAATTTCCCTTTCACAACACTggtcaccgtcgccgtgcctGACGAGCACGCAGTGAGGCGCCAAGTGAG gtcgtcaccatcgcccCAGAATACTGCCTGGGCAAATTCAACAAGCTCACTGGAAGTGAACACGTCGTTGGCCGCCAGTTTGACTTCTGTGCTGGGCGCTCCCACTGCCTCGTCTTTCCCCGCCTCTTCAACTCCAGTCCCTACAGCGTCCATCGGACCAGGCCACGGGGAGTCGCGGATGTGCCCATCTGGCGGCAAGATTGGGAACACCACTGTTGAT TTTGACAATCTCAAGCCTGGCCCGTTGTTCAATCCTTCAGGTGACATCTGGTTCTCTGAAGGTTTCCTTGTGGCCCCTCCTTCTACCCCAGCGTCCGAGTCATTTGCCCCTGCCTCTGGCGGCCAACTCGTCGAGTTTGTGCCTGCCTCCCTTTCCGGCTCTCCTACCTCCCATGGCGCCGATGTTGCAGAAATTGGTGTTGGTCCTAACTCCGCGAACCCCTGCTTCCGGTTTGACTTTCTCGGCGCTGATCTCGGTTGCGCGGCGCAAGGCAATGAGAAGTGGTGCGAGTTTGAGGTTTCGGCCTACACCTTCAACGAGGGCTCCTTCAGTGAGCAGTCTATCGCGTGGTCTGAGACGAAGCGCGTCCCGGCTTGTCCTACCttccccagcagcagctgtgcTCTAACCCCCGTCGAGTTTGAAGGCTACACCAACATCACTTCGGTCTTGATAAGTCTCCACGTGGGCCTGGACTTGCGTGCTTGGTGGGGTGACGACTTCAAGTTTGGATGGACCGACAATAGCTGCGAGGCTGCCAGCTGCCGTGGTCGTGCCCTTCCTCACCGCGTCAAGCGTGAGACTGTCGAGTCTGCTATTCGACATGGTGTGTGGCACTGGACGGCCGAAGGGCTtcagcgcctcgacgacgagtacaTCTGGGAGTCTGCGGCCTGA